One Etheostoma spectabile isolate EspeVRDwgs_2016 chromosome 12, UIUC_Espe_1.0, whole genome shotgun sequence genomic window carries:
- the epb41l3b gene encoding band 4.1-like protein 3b isoform X6 encodes MQCKVTLLDGSDFTLNVEKRAKGQVLFDKICDHLNLLERDYFGITCRDVENQKNWLDPSKELKKQIRTGPWNFSFNVKFYPPDPSQLTEDITRYYLCLQLRDDVVSGRLPCSFATHTVLGSYTVQSELGDYDPEDLGSDYISELRFAPNQTKELEEKVMELHKTYKGMTPAEAEMHFLENAKKLSMYGVDLHHAKLVGSLYECLAPAEGEDSEGVEIMLGVCSSGLLIYRDRLRINRFAWPKILKISYKRNNFYIKIRPGEFEQFESTIGFKLPNHRAAKRLWKVCVEHHTFFRLVSPDAPPKKFLTLGSKFRYSGRTQAQTRRASSQIIRPAPFFERFSSKRYNMSRSLDGAPIMEDHETLMKNSAADGAAKVIAKGDIITTVTTEKKAEEEKAEQEDAQMDAVETPEPMTTTPLRQDVKCSPHVYTTDPLRSELSLPSSPVSSTKVRRRRRENARKRASSVSPAKSSAGCRRRQALADRKAALLNEQVLLLSARKLRLEQGKSRGGTLFSFSLHLPDLSAYLDEDGYITFPDLSEMRFLPLCAQNFLPIKSPSLIPCFLFIFFFLLSTSFSVPYALTLSFPLALCLCYLEPKAASLTASLAQGYHDHDSSEEEETDSEQTDFAFDGEMTATESDADEDSEMRTQYSFIRRVKGENVFIKHSNLMLEDTSPPEEMVKHQTNISELKRSFLETGDSAPGLTEWEKRLSSSPARSPRADEAPMIVPLEQQDTQDEQPAGGETKEEMEPKAMEAAGYLVKYVVDSIATDLATSSGPHGISLSTTMDDDVFMDGTLREVGEKTPNSQEEVSERAEMKVSPGAVRQEVSQAISDKKGTLIILKEAEDKVDTEGKETTGADEEEAPVVPGEAEAGENEMLSSREKECIKEDTSVFLEAKTTVVKTQSPTMEIKTDDMAQIKGSGSPKKAMASWISEEVKTNASEVISLTTKEVKEMKTFDAMQQKAEIFTFVEEVQTEQSKSSLTQITVSESSTTSLSVSTLGWVSSSEKASAEPEEKAVVSTETEAALVESTGPTSLDTVEVGTKEMPVVHTETKTITYESAEVDTNGDVDPGVLLSAQTITSETSSTTTTTHITKTVKGGISETRIEKRIVITGDTDIDHDQALAQAIKEAKEQHPDMSVTKVVVHKETEITPEDGED; translated from the exons ATGCAGTGTAAAGTCACCCTGCTGGATGGCTCCGACTTCACACTCAATGTGGAG aaACGAGCCAAAGGCCAAGTGCTCTTTGATAAAATATGTGACCATCTCAATCTACTGGAGAGGGATTACTTTGGCATCACATGCAGAGATGTAGAGAATCAGAAG AATTGGCTAGACCCTTCCAAGGAGCTAAAGAAGCAGATCAGGA CTGGTCCCTGGAACTTTTCTTTCAACGTCAAGTTTTACCCTCCAGACCCCTCCCAGCTGACTGAGGATATCACAAG GTACTACTTGTGTCTGCAGCTGAGGGATGACGTGGTTTCGGGCCGCCTACCCTGCTCCTTTGCCACCCACACGGTGCTGGGCTCCTACACAGTGCAGTCTGAACTGGGAGACTACGACCCTGAGGACTTAGGCAGCGACTACATCAGCGAACTGCGCTTCGCACCCAATCAAACCAAAGAGCTAGAGGAGAAGGTCATGGAACTTCACAAGACCTACAA GGGAATGACACCAGCCGAAGCAGAGATGCACTTCCTGGAAAATGCCAAGAAGCTGTCCATGTATGGTGTAGACCTCCACCACGCTAAG TTGGTAGGGAGTCTCTATGAATGCTTGGCTCCAGCTGAGGGAGAG GACTCTGAGGGTGTGGAGATCATGTTGGGAGTTTGTTCAAGTGGCCTGCTCATCTACAGAGACAGGTTGCGGATAAACAGGTTCGCTTGGCCCAAAATCCTTAAAATCTCCTACAAAAGGAACAACTTCTACATCAAAATCCGTCCCGGCGAG TTTGAGCAGTTTGAAAGCACAATTGGTTTCAAGCTTCCAAATCATCGTGCTGCCAAACGGCTCTGGAAGGTCTGTGTCGAGCACCATACCTTCTTCAG GCTCGTATCCCCCGATGCACCGCCGAAGAAGTTCCTGACCCTCGGCTCCAAGTTTCGCTACAGCGGCAGAACGCAGGCTCAGACCCGCAGGGCCAGCTCTCAGATCATCAGACCTGCTCCCTTCTTTGAACGCTTCTCTAGCAAACGCTACAACATGTCCCGCAGCTTAGATGGAG CACCAATTATGGAGGACCATGAGACTCTCATGAAGAACAGTGCCGCTGACGGGGCGGCCAAAGTCATCGCAAAGGGAGACATCATCACCACGGTAACGACAGAGAAGAAGGCAGAGGAAGAAAAGGCGGAGCAGGAGGATGCTCAAATGGATGCTGTAGAGACGCCAGAACCCATGACCACAACGCCGCTCAGACAAGACGTGAAG TGCTCCCCTCATGTATACACAACCGACCCCCTCCGCTCTGAGCTCTCACTCCCCTCATCTCCAGTGTCATCAACCAAAGTACGGCGGAGGCGCAGGGAGAACGCGCGTAAACGGGCCTCGTCAGTCAGTCCAGCCAAAAGCAGCGCTGGATGCCGCCGCCGGCAAGCCCTTGCCGATCGCAAAGCCGCCCTGCTGAACGAGCAGGTTCTGCTGCTCTCCGCCCGTAAGCTGAGGCTGGAGCAGGGCAAGAGCCGCGGCGGCACgctcttctccttctccctgCACCTGCCCGACCTGTCCGCCTACCTGGACGAGGATGGCTACATCACCTTCCCCGATCTGTCAGAGATGCGCTTCCTCCCTCTGTGCGCGCAGAACTTCCTGCCCAttaagtcaccttctctcatcccatgcttcctctttatcttcttcttcctgctgtCAACCTCCTTCTCCGTCCCCTACGCCCTCACCCTCTCCTTCCCCCTGGCGCTGTGCCTCTGCTACCTGGAGCCCAAGGCAGCCTCCCTGACCGCCTCCTTAGCCCAGGGCTACCATGACCATGACAgttcagaggaagaggag ACTGACAGCGAACAAACAGACTTTGCCTTTGACGGAGAGATGACCGCCACAGAG TCGGATGCAGATGAGGACTCTGAGATGCGGACTCAG TATAGTTTCATAAGACGAGTAAAAGGGGAAAACGTTTTTATCAAGCATAGTAATCTGATGCTAGAG GACACCTCGCCTCCGGAAGAGATGGTCAAGCACCAGACCAACATCAGCGAACTGAAGCGCTCCTTCCTGGAGACGGGCGACAGCGCGCCGGGCCTAACCGAATGGGAGAAGAGACTGTCCTCGTCCCCTGCCCGCTCACCCAGAGCCGATGAAGCACCAATGATAGTGCCACTGGAGCAGCAGGAT ACTCAAGATGAGCAGCCTGCAGGAGGAGAGACTAAAGAGGAGATGGAACCTAAAGCCATGGAG GCAGCAGGATATCTGGTCAAATACGTGGTGGATAGTATTGCAACAGATTTGGCCACCTCCTCGGGGCCACACGGGATTAGTCTGTCAACCACTATGGACGACGACGTCTTCATGGACGGGACACTCAGGGAGGTGGGCGAGAAAACCCCCAACTCCCAAGAGGAGGTGTCGGAGAGGGCAGAGATGAAGGTCAGCCCTGGAGCTGTCAGACAGGAAGTGTCCCAGGCCATCAGTGACAAGAAAGGGACGCTCATTATCTTGAAGGAGGCGGAGGATAAAGTAGACACCGAGGGCAAAGAGACGACTGGTGCGGATGAAGAAGAGGCGCCTGTTGTCCCTGGAGAGGCCGAAGCTGGGGAGAATGAAATGCTGTCCTCTAGAGAGAAAGAATGTATCAAAGAAGACACGTCTGTTTTTTTAGAAGCCAAAACCACAGTAGTCAAGACACAGAGTCCAACAATGGAGATAAAAACTGATGACATGGCTCAGATTAAAGGTTCTGGCTCGCCTAAAAAGGCCATGGCATCATGGATATCTGAGGAGGTGAAGACCAACGCTTCAGAAGTCATAAGTTTGACAACAAAGGAAGTAAAAGAGATGAAGACTTTTGATGCCATGCAGCAGAAAGCAGAAATCTTCACCTTCGTCGAAGAGGTCCAAACGGAGCAATCAAAGTCCAGCCTGACTCAGATTACAGTTTCTGAATCTTCAACTACATCCTTATCAGTG TCCACGCTGGGATGGGTTTCCTCCTCTGAAAAG GCATCAGCTGAACCGGAGGAGAAGGCGGTTGTTTCCACGGAGACAGAGGCAGCACTAGTGGAGTCGACAGGGCCAACG AGTCTTGACACGGTGGAGGTGGGAACCAAAGAGATGCCTGTTgtccacacagagacaaaaactaTCACCTATGAGTCTGCAGAG GTTGACACTAATGGAGACGTAGACCCTGGGGTGTTGCTGAGTGCTCAGACCATCACCTCGGAAACCTCCAGCACCACGACaaccacacacatcacaaaG ACGGTGAAAGGAGGAATATCAGAGACGAGAATTGAGAAAAGGATCGTCATTACAGGAGATACAGACATCGACCATGATCAG GCTCTGGCTCAGGCCATAAAGGAGGCTAAAGAACAGCATCCTGACATGTCAGTGACCAAAGTAGTGGTACATAAAGAGACAGAGATCACGCCAGAGGATGGGGAGGACTGA